Within the Aspergillus luchuensis IFO 4308 DNA, chromosome 5, nearly complete sequence genome, the region TAGTTGGGACTTATGGCCATCTTGGCTATTTTCTAGCAGGGTCTTCAGCAGCTTGACATGTATGATCAATATGAGGTGCCTTGGCTCAAATCTAATAAACCATGTAGCCGCTGCGTGGGCGTAGATCCTGACATAAGACCAGAACATATACAAAGAGATTAGCTAACCAATTATTTCGCACAAAATAGCATCCCAGCCAGGTTCTCTCTGGCGTGTGCTGATCCTCCCACATGTTCTAATCTCCGTTGCTCTGTGTAAAGAACAGCCAAGCCTTTCCATAACACATGGACAAGCAACGTTTACTCTCTTCGCTGGACGCGAATGATCCCCGGATGTCAAGAGATAAATGGCGGACCGATACGCACGATGGTAGAGGTGCGCTctcaggagaagaaggctctGTATCCGGTGCAGCCATGTTCCGCCAGCATCAAGAAGACACCAGTACCACTGAGCCTGTCGAGGACTACCAAAATATTGTTCAGGCGCCTACTAAGGTATATTCGCGTTACACTCCCCCCAAGTCACGTTGTAAAGCCACTGTCTGCTGAGCGAGCATAAGCTGAGTAGGACAACAGCGGGAGATGGACCGAGCTTGTGAGAGTTGTTTCCGTCGGAAAGTCAAGGTACGCAATATCGCGAGATACAGGAATGGTTGGATAAAAGGTTAGTGGGCAGAACTTCTAATTTACATGACTGGCAACTAGTGTTCTCGCACCTGTCCTTGCGAAGAGTGCGAAAGACGTGGAAACAAGTGTGTTCCTCGCAGTCGACTGGACCGACGGAAGCAGACCATCATTCTCACATTGCCTACTGGAACCTGTGCGGAACCTCCACAGAATCGCAACAGTCATGCGGACCAGCCTTCCAGAGAAACCATACGAATTTTTGATGTTCCTGCCAGTGAATCGGTGGAGCGACATCAATGGAGCGCGTCCAATCTGGGCCACGCTATGGACGCCACCATCCTGTGTGACAATATTGCTAAACATGGCCCACCCATCACATGCCCTGCAAACGTTACTTTTTGCGAAGAATGGAACATGACTATGAAATATTGTGACAGCAGTCTCCCATGGGAGACTAGTGCGAACACGGGCTGGAGAGCCCCCTGTAACGTGTTCATACCCCTGGACTTGTATACGTCTACAGACAACTTGACTGGGGAGCCTATGCCACATCCATGGTTCTCACCGCTGTGGTATACAAAGACAGGCTTGCAAACGACATTTTCCGAGCCATTCAAGGGTTGGAACCGGTCGCAATCCCAGGATCTGATCGGGTCCGAGACCAACTTTTTCTCACCTCTGCCTATTCCTGCTCAGCAGCTCGTGGGATGGCCCTCTGAAGGTGGCGCTGAAGAGTCTTGGTATGCGAACAGAAGCGGCGTCATACCCATTTGCGGAGCCCACTCACAGGAGCAGTACCCACTGGGCCCTTCCTTTGATCTGCTGGAGCTTATTCCCTCATCCGTTGCAGTCGGGCTCTCTTTTACACCAGAGACTGTGCCACCTAGCTTCCCAAGTTTCGCTGGCGTGCAGCAGGTCGAAAAAGCCAGCTTGGCACTCCCCACAGAATCTCCAATGCTATCGCCTCCCTGGGATCCATTGACGACCACTCCCGCAGAGGCTCACATAGCCGGCAtccgcagccgcagcttGCATCAACAACCATTTGCACCCATGCCTACTCAAAACATCGAGTCGGTAGTACCTCCAAGGCTACACAATAGGATGGATTATCAGGAAACTCATGTTATGCCATTTGGTAATGTCGGTGCGAACGGCCAGGAGTTATCTCGTGATCTCACCGTGCCGGAAGACCAAGTCGAGCATGGCCGCTTGACCTAGGCGTGCGATTACAATGTTCAGAGGACGTTGAAACAATGTTTCGCAATAGGGAAATGGCATCTTTTGCGTGTGGTGTGCTTGCATTATGGTCTAATGATCCTCATCTATCACTGTCTCTCCTGTACTATATATCTGCCATAGCACTGAGTGTATGTTGGTATGCACTATAACGGTCAATCATTGCAGACGAGACCAGCGAATGACACGCGAATCTTCTATTCATAGCTGCCTAGTACGTATGCAATATCATGTCGTATGCGTTGGATTACCTTTGTACTCACGCCCCTCAGTATATGCGGCAAGTGCCAGATATGGTATTAGCATGCTTCGCTGGAAGCATCAAATATGAAAGCTACGCCAGGAATTTGACGACAGATATTTGCCAAACCGAGATGACTTTGTTTCGCAGAAGAGGCTCTCCAGATGTTATAGCAAATCCCGTACAAACGAAATGCTGTTGTATATAGAGGCTTATGAATACTTCATTCGTCTCCGTTCATATGAACTCTCCAAAACATCATTCCTATTAGTATTTCCATCATACCACAACATACTGCATGCTTCAATGTTCATAAAGCTATCCATGTGTGCTGCACACTTCCAGTGACTTTCGCTTCCACACCAAAGCAATATGTAgacatatatattttctgtgTGTCAAAGTTGTGGTTCGTATCATGTACAGGCCAGTGAGTCCTTCTTGAGCGTAAAATATGCGAACCTGAAACCTCAAGCAGCTCCAGAGGCTGACTTATCCAGTGTCAATTTCAGCTGATGTCGATTTCTGTCCTACGAGGACAGGTCTGTCGTCATTAAGCGACACTCCTGGCCCCCACTGGTTTTCTCCCGAAGCCGTCTACCATCGTCTTGACATAGTTTTACAAAATTCTCTTTCCCTGAGAACCAGATCACGACTCTGCTACTTGGATCCACCGCCGTATCTACATCCTATCGCTCCTATATCCCCGTATGTATGAATGGGCCCGCGGAATGGACATCTGGACGGTCGTTGCTGTGACTGACATAGCCCATCTCATCGCCCATCAAAACACGCCTTCGCTACTTCTATGACGTCTCGGGTTTTCGCCGCCTGCCGTTGTCTTTCTTAGTGTCTATTGGGCCCTGCGAAGTGATACCAAGCACTATGAGTGGCGCGATTATAACCGGCAGTGTCGAGTATTGGACCATGCGCAGCTATTCGCCTGCGGTATTGCCGTCTTCTACGCACGATATCCAAGCTGGCTAGCGCACACGCCACAATGTATccatttattatacttttatttgGAATCTTGAACGCTTACCAGGTAAGATCAGTGTATATCTTGTTGAGATTAGTTCTGAAAACTATTTCGCAGTGGCCAGGGAGGAGGTCAGTTCAGAAGCGTGGATTCAGAAGCATGGTTATAAATGCTCACCAATCGGATCAATTTGCCTACCACAACCTGTATTTCTGTATCCGAGTGAATCGAACAGTTCAGGGGTATTTTAGGTCTATTACGATATAGCCTATCTATGAAGAGATCACAGAGCTATTCTCGATTGCTTTCGTGGAACACGTGCCCACATCCCGCGCAGGCCATGGCGTCAAACAGTTGCTTAAGAGGCTCCTACCCACC harbors:
- a CDS encoding Zn(II)2Cys6 transcription factor domain-containing protein (InterPro:IPR001138,IPR036864;~go_function: GO:0000981 - DNA-binding transcription factor activity, RNA polymerase II-specific [Evidence IEA];~go_function: GO:0008270 - zinc ion binding [Evidence IEA];~go_process: GO:0006355 - regulation of transcription, DNA-templated [Evidence IEA]): MDKQRLLSSLDANDPRMSRDKWRTDTHDGRGALSGEEGSVSGAAMFRQHQEDTSTTEPVEDYQNIVQAPTKREMDRACESCFRRKVKCSRTCPCEECERRGNKCVPRSRLDRRKQTIILTLPTGTCAEPPQNRNSHADQPSRETIRIFDVPASESVERHQWSASNLGHAMDATILCDNIAKHGPPITCPANVTFCEEWNMTMKYCDSSLPWETSANTGWRAPCNVFIPLDLYTSTDNLTGEPMPHPWFSPLWYTKTGLQTTFSEPFKGWNRSQSQDLIGSETNFFSPLPIPAQQLVGWPSEGGAEESWYANRSGVIPICGAHSQEQYPLGPSFDLLELIPSSVAVGLSFTPETVPPSFPSFAGVQQVEKASLALPTESPMLSPPWDPLTTTPAEAHIAGIRSRSLHQQPFAPMPTQNIESVVPPRLHNRMDYQETHVMPFGNVGANGQELSRDLTVPEDQVEHGRLT